In a single window of the Elaeis guineensis isolate ETL-2024a chromosome 8, EG11, whole genome shotgun sequence genome:
- the LOC105050094 gene encoding probable protein phosphatase 2C 27, which yields MCVEDKIDKEAEGIEKLGFCGAELEKNQIFAGSPMEKISENAMAMDSNSSQIIDFVPIVRSGEWSDIGSRKNMEDTHVCIADLAKKFGHHSLDREVVSFYGVFDGHGGTGAAHFVRDNLPRVIVEDSDFPLKLEKVVSRSFMQTDTQFAKTCSVQSTLSSGTTALTAMIFGRSLLVANAGDCRAVLSRLGVAIEMSKDHRPCCIKERKRIESLGGYVDDGYLNGQLGVTRALGDWHIEGMKESSQAGGPLSAEPELKMITLTKEDEFLIIGSDGIWDVFSNQNVVDFARRRLQEHNDVKKCCKELVGEAIRRGAMDNLTVVMVCFHLEPPAQIMVRRGRIQRTISAEALQSIKCLLEEKK from the exons ATGTGTGTGGAGGATAAGATCGACAAGGAAGCGGAAGGGATCGAAAAGTTGGGATTTTGCGGTGCCgaacttgagaaaaatcagatttttgcCGGTTCTCCT ATGGAAAAAATATCTGAGAATGCAATGGCCATGGACAGCAACAGTAGTCAGATAATCGACTTCGTACCCATCGTTCGATCAGGGGAATGGTCTGACATTGGCAGCCGCAAGAATATGGAAGATACTCATGTATGCATTGCTGATCTAGCTAAGAAGTTTGGACACCATTCTCTGGATAGAGAAGTTGTTTCCTTCTATGGA GTATTTGATGGACATGGAGGAACAGGTGCGGCTCATTTTGTTCGTGACAATTTACCAAGGGTCATCGTGGAGGATTCTGATTTCCCTCTTAAACTCGAAAAGGTAGTTTCAAGGTCATTTATGCAAACTGATACACAATTTGCAAAGACATGCTCTGTTCAATCAACCCTGTCTTCTGGCACAACAGCGCTTACAGCAATGATATTTGGAAG ATCTCTATTAGTTGCAAATGCTGGGGACTGTCGGGCAGTGCTTTCACGACTTGGGGTGGCAATAGAAATGTCCAAGGATCATAGGCCCTGCTGTATCAAAGAAAGAAAGCGCATCGAATCCCTTGGTGGGTATGTTGATGATGGCTACTTAAATGGTCAGCTCGGTGTGACCCGAGCTCTTGGTGATTGGCACATTGAAGGGATGAAGGAGTCTAGCCAAGCAGGTGGGCCTTTAAGTGCTGAACCAGAGCTAAAGATGATCACATTAACAAAAGAGGATGAGTTCTTGATAATAGGTAGTGATGGCATATGGGATGTTTTCTCAAACCAAAATGTGGTGGACTTTGCACGGAGGAGGCTCCAAGAGCACAATGATGTCAAGAAGTGCTGCAAGGAATTGGTGGGGGAGGCCATAAGGCGAGGTGCTATGGACAATCTGACCGTCGTAATGGTATGCTTTCATTTGGAACCTCCAGCTCAAATCATGGTGCGTAGAGGTAGAATACAAAGGACCATATCTGCTGAGGCCCTTCAAAGCATCAAGTGCCTGTTAGAAGAAAAGAAATGA
- the LOC105050095 gene encoding uncharacterized protein: MRSNDLVSYSLASAYVLLNFLNMKGKRTQSPLNLQNCRLLASALAILLCLRLCSILKLRVLGMRLSLVASTLLLLLLSITAPAIHVEAQPYDAFNKRTYKKGSNLIEGADEGALCGENGRCLGTIMGRRLSRTMRGVRPRLLSFHEDYDGPGDHKSKHH; this comes from the exons ATGCGGTCAAACGACTTGGTCTCATATTCTCTAGCATCAGCATATGTACTTCTAAACTTCTTAAACATGAAAGGGAAAAGAACCCAGTCTCCATTAAACCTTCAAAATTGTAGGCTTCTAGCCTCGGCTCTCGCCATCCTTCTTTGCCTTCGCCTTTGCTCCATTTTGAAGCTCAGGGTTCTCGGAATGAGGCTCTCCTTGGTGGCGTCCACCCTTTTGCTGCTACTACTGTCCATCACAGCTCCAg cGATCCATGTGGAAGCACAACCATATGATGCCTTCAACAAGAGAACATAT AAAAAAGGGAGTAATTTGATTGAAGGTGCTGATGAGGGAGCTCTATGTGGAGAAAATGGACGCTGTCTGGGCACTATTATGGGCAGAAGGCTTTCAAGGACTATGAGGGGAGTCCGCCCCAGGTTACTAAGTTTTCATGAAGATTATGATGGACCTGGGGATCACAAGTCTAAGCACCATTAG